A window of Chloracidobacterium sp. N contains these coding sequences:
- the uvrC gene encoding excinuclease ABC subunit UvrC yields the protein MSLAEKLSSLPTGPGCYLHKDAHGTVIYVGKAKNLRHRVRSYFQSSRHHDPKTQALVAHIADVEFIVTDTEVEALVLESNLIKQYKPRYNVLLKDDKQYPHLKLTLNEPFPRVIKTRRVLNDGALYHGPYLPASLAHQTLRLVNQMFQLRTCDIEIDGKRDRPCLEYHIKRCLGPCVRELCGPAEYAEAVRDVKLFFEGKNKQLVAELQARMERAAEELRFEQAARYRDQLRLIERLGETQKMMLKDAADVDIFGYHRDGARLALQLFTMREGRIIGRREFFWEDLPPGDDFDPAAFLGEALTQYYALGNYVPHEVHAPHDFADRDVLEAFLSARRSAKVRILTPQRGQKRELIELVERNARVAFDQRFRTLKPDMADVLDELTDLLALPHFPARIECFDISHIQGAEAVASLVVFENGQPAKDEYRKFRIKTATGGDDFAAMREVVGRRYARLLREEKHLPDLVIVDGGKGQLSAAAQALRELDLEALPLASIAKREELIFVKGRESDPLRLERHSPLLHLIQAIRDEAHRFAVTFHRQRRTLRDFDSELLAIPGIGPKLKNRLLRNLGSLENIRRASIAELTPFVGVQRARAIWQHFHPETPAADA from the coding sequence ATGTCTCTGGCTGAAAAACTGTCCAGTCTGCCCACCGGTCCGGGCTGCTACCTGCACAAGGACGCCCACGGGACGGTCATTTACGTCGGCAAGGCCAAAAACCTGCGCCACCGCGTGCGCAGCTACTTTCAATCCAGCCGCCACCACGATCCCAAAACCCAGGCCCTTGTGGCGCACATTGCCGATGTCGAGTTCATCGTCACCGATACGGAAGTCGAGGCGCTGGTGCTCGAAAGCAACCTCATCAAGCAGTACAAGCCGCGCTACAACGTCCTGCTCAAGGATGACAAGCAGTATCCGCACCTCAAGCTGACGCTCAACGAACCGTTCCCACGGGTCATCAAGACGCGGCGCGTACTCAACGACGGCGCGCTGTACCACGGGCCCTACCTGCCGGCTTCACTGGCGCACCAGACGCTCCGGCTCGTCAACCAGATGTTTCAGCTCCGCACCTGCGACATCGAGATTGACGGCAAGCGCGACCGCCCCTGCCTCGAATACCACATCAAACGCTGCCTCGGCCCCTGCGTCCGGGAGTTGTGCGGCCCGGCGGAATATGCGGAAGCCGTCCGGGACGTGAAGCTGTTTTTCGAGGGCAAAAACAAGCAACTCGTCGCTGAGTTGCAGGCCCGGATGGAACGGGCGGCCGAAGAACTGCGCTTCGAGCAGGCCGCCCGCTACCGCGATCAGCTTCGCCTCATCGAGCGGCTCGGTGAAACCCAGAAAATGATGCTCAAGGACGCTGCCGACGTGGACATTTTCGGCTACCACCGCGACGGCGCGCGGCTGGCTCTCCAGCTTTTCACCATGCGCGAGGGCCGCATCATCGGACGGCGCGAGTTTTTCTGGGAAGACCTCCCGCCCGGCGACGACTTCGACCCGGCCGCCTTTCTGGGCGAGGCGCTGACCCAATACTACGCCCTGGGCAACTACGTGCCCCACGAAGTCCATGCCCCGCACGACTTTGCTGACCGGGACGTACTGGAAGCCTTCCTGTCGGCGCGGCGCAGCGCCAAAGTGCGCATCCTGACGCCCCAGCGCGGGCAGAAGCGCGAACTCATCGAACTCGTCGAGCGCAATGCGCGCGTGGCTTTCGACCAGCGTTTTCGGACGCTCAAACCCGACATGGCCGATGTCCTCGACGAACTGACCGACCTGCTGGCGCTGCCCCACTTCCCGGCGCGCATCGAGTGTTTCGACATTTCCCACATCCAGGGCGCGGAGGCCGTCGCCTCCCTGGTCGTGTTTGAAAACGGGCAGCCGGCCAAGGATGAGTACCGGAAGTTTCGGATCAAAACGGCCACCGGCGGCGACGATTTTGCCGCCATGCGCGAGGTCGTCGGACGGCGCTACGCCCGGCTGCTGCGGGAAGAAAAACACCTGCCCGATCTGGTCATTGTGGATGGCGGCAAGGGACAGCTCAGCGCGGCAGCGCAGGCGCTGCGGGAACTCGACCTGGAGGCCCTGCCGCTGGCCTCGATTGCCAAACGCGAGGAACTCATCTTCGTCAAAGGTCGGGAATCCGACCCGCTCCGGCTGGAGCGCCATTCCCCCCTGCTGCATCTCATCCAGGCCATCCGGGATGAAGCCCACCGCTTCGCCGTCACCTTCCACCGCCAGCGCCGCACACTGCGGGATTTCGATTCCGAACTGCTGGCCATTCCCGGCATCGGGCCGAAGCTCAAGAACCGCCTGCTGCGCAACCTTGGCAGTCTGGAAAACATCCGGCGCGCCAGCATCGCCGAACTGACCCCGTTCGTTGGTGTGCAGCGCGCCCGCGCCATCTGGCAGCACTTTCACCCGGAGACCCCGGCCGCCGACGCCTGA